A genomic window from Phocoena sinus isolate mPhoSin1 chromosome 20, mPhoSin1.pri, whole genome shotgun sequence includes:
- the HIGD1B gene encoding HIG1 domain family member 1B encodes MSANKGWWASPEGEDGMSAKFLRKTRGSLLVPIGLGGCVVVAAYRIYRLKPRGSTRMATHLIHTRVAAQACAVGVITLGAVYTMYRDYVKRTTQDAGEKWDSYRPGAVRPLRSTPGMHLIKEFETNQVSSSRRREQSKGLVVAGRRT; translated from the exons ATGTCTGCTAACAAAGGCTGGTGGGCATCACCTGAGGGTGAGGACGGCATGTCTGCGAAGTTCCTGAGGAAGACCAGGGGGTCTCTGCTGGTGCCTATAG GCTTAGGAGGCTGCGTGGTGGTGGCAGCATACAGGATTTACCGGCTGAAGCCTCGTGGTTCCACCAGGATGGCCACACACCTGATTCACACCCGAGTGGCAGCACAGGCCTGTGCTGTGGGTGTGATCACGCTGG GTGCCGTGTACACGATGTACAGAGACTACGTCAAGAGAACCACGCAGGATGCTGGGGAGAAGTGGGACTCCTACAGGCCTGGGGCAGTCAGACCTCTTCGATCAACCCCTGGTATGCACCTAATAAAGGAGTTTGAGACAAATCAAGTCTCTTCTTCACGTAGGCGAGAGCAGAGTAAGGGACTGGTAGTGGCTGGTAGGAGGACTTAG